A genome region from Staphylococcus capitis subsp. capitis includes the following:
- the sucC gene encoding ADP-forming succinate--CoA ligase subunit beta yields MNIHEYQGKEIFRSMGVAVPEGRVAFTAEEAVEKAKELDSDVYVVKAQIHAGGRGKAGGVKIAKSLSEVETYANELLGKQLVTHQTGPEGKEVKRLYIEQGCDIQKEYYVGFVIDRATDKVTLMASEEGGTEIEEVAAKTPEKIFKETIDPVVGLSPYQARRIAFNINIPKESIGKATKFLLALYNVFIEKDCSIVEINPLVTTGDGQVLALDAKLNFDDNALFRHKDIVELRDLEEEDPKEIEASKYDLSYIALDGDIGCMVNGAGLAMATMDTINHFGGNPANFLDVGGGATKEKVTEAFKIILGDDNVRGIFVNIFGGIMKCDVIAEGIVAAVKEVELTLPLVVRLEGTNVERGKEILNDSGLAIEPAATMAEGAQKIVKLVKEA; encoded by the coding sequence ATGAATATCCACGAGTATCAAGGTAAAGAAATATTTCGTTCTATGGGCGTAGCTGTTCCAGAAGGACGAGTAGCATTCACTGCTGAAGAAGCGGTGGAAAAAGCGAAAGAATTAGATTCAGATGTATATGTGGTTAAAGCACAAATACACGCTGGGGGTAGAGGTAAAGCAGGCGGTGTAAAAATTGCTAAATCACTTTCTGAAGTTGAAACTTACGCTAATGAATTATTAGGGAAACAATTAGTTACTCACCAAACAGGACCTGAAGGTAAAGAAGTTAAACGCTTATATATCGAACAAGGTTGCGATATTCAGAAAGAATATTATGTTGGTTTTGTAATTGACCGTGCAACAGACAAAGTTACTTTAATGGCGTCTGAAGAGGGTGGTACTGAGATTGAAGAAGTAGCAGCTAAGACACCTGAAAAAATCTTTAAAGAAACTATCGACCCAGTCGTAGGTTTATCTCCTTATCAAGCACGTCGTATTGCTTTCAATATTAATATTCCTAAAGAATCTATTGGTAAAGCAACTAAATTCTTATTAGCACTTTATAACGTGTTCATCGAAAAAGATTGCTCTATCGTGGAAATTAATCCACTAGTAACTACTGGTGACGGACAAGTATTAGCTCTAGATGCTAAATTAAACTTTGACGATAACGCTTTATTTAGACATAAAGATATCGTTGAATTACGTGATTTAGAAGAAGAAGATCCTAAAGAAATCGAAGCATCAAAATATGACTTATCATATATCGCTTTAGACGGCGATATCGGTTGTATGGTTAACGGTGCAGGTTTAGCTATGGCAACAATGGATACTATTAATCATTTTGGTGGAAATCCAGCTAACTTCTTAGATGTTGGTGGCGGTGCTACTAAAGAAAAAGTTACTGAAGCGTTCAAAATCATTTTAGGTGATGACAATGTAAGAGGTATCTTTGTAAATATCTTTGGTGGAATTATGAAATGTGACGTTATCGCAGAAGGTATCGTAGCAGCAGTTAAAGAAGTAGAATTAACTTTACCATTAGTAGTACGTTTAGAAGGTACAAATGTTGAGCGCGGTAAAGAAATCTTAAACGACTCAGGTTTAGCTATTGAACCAGCAGCTACTATGGCTGAAGGTGCACAAAAAATCGTTAAACTTGTTAAAGAAGCGTAA
- a CDS encoding ribonuclease HII: MTSTIKEIRDQLALIQSIEELEAHVANEDTRKGVQKAIESRKKQLFKQQELESDYIIMNHYENEILNHNNEALICGVDEVGRGPLAGPVVACAVILNRDHHYLGLNDSKKVPAKQRSILNEKLKDNVMSYAYGIATPQEIDDLNIYRATQVAMQRAIDQLSIKPTHLLIDAMKLDNNIPQTSIIKGDAKSVSIAAASIMAKEYRDDYMKELANEYPNYGFEKNVGYGTKQHLEAIDTFGVIKEHRQTFEPIKSMLK; this comes from the coding sequence ATGACATCAACAATAAAAGAAATACGTGATCAACTCGCATTAATTCAATCTATAGAAGAACTTGAAGCGCATGTAGCCAATGAAGATACCCGAAAAGGAGTTCAAAAAGCTATAGAATCGCGTAAAAAGCAATTATTCAAACAGCAAGAATTAGAGAGTGATTATATTATTATGAATCACTATGAAAATGAAATATTAAATCATAATAATGAAGCATTAATTTGTGGAGTTGATGAGGTTGGACGAGGGCCACTAGCTGGTCCTGTCGTTGCTTGTGCAGTCATTTTAAATAGAGACCATCATTATCTTGGATTAAATGACTCTAAGAAGGTACCAGCTAAACAACGCTCAATTTTAAATGAAAAATTAAAAGATAATGTCATGAGTTACGCTTATGGAATTGCGACTCCACAAGAAATTGATGATTTAAATATCTATCGAGCTACTCAAGTAGCGATGCAAAGAGCGATTGACCAATTAAGTATCAAACCTACTCATTTACTTATAGACGCAATGAAGCTCGATAATAATATTCCTCAAACATCAATTATAAAAGGGGATGCTAAAAGCGTTTCAATCGCTGCAGCTAGTATTATGGCTAAAGAATATCGTGATGATTATATGAAAGAACTAGCTAACGAGTATCCTAATTATGGATTTGAAAAGAATGTAGGATACGGGACGAAACAGCATTTAGAAGCAATTGACACGTTTGGTGTAATAAAGGAACATCGCCAAACCTTCGAACCTATCAAATCGATGTTAAAATAA
- the ylqF gene encoding ribosome biogenesis GTPase YlqF, with protein sequence MAIQWYPGHMAKAKREVSEQLKKVDVVFELVDARIPYSSRNPMIDEVIKQKPRVVILNKKDMTNLKELEKWEGFFKEQGFFPVAVDAKHGKNLKNVEAEAIKATKEKFEREKEKGLKPRAIRAMIVGIPNVGKSTLINKLAKRSIAQTGNKPGVTKQQQWIKVGKSLQLLDTPGILWPKFEDEEVGKKLSLTGAIKDSIVHLDEVAIYGLNFMIEHDIDGLKQHYNIDVDKDAEILEWFDAIGRRRGLLQKGNEVDYESVIELLINDMRNAKIGTYCFDILKEMKSDL encoded by the coding sequence ATGGCGATACAATGGTATCCAGGACATATGGCGAAAGCTAAAAGAGAAGTGAGTGAACAACTTAAAAAAGTTGATGTAGTATTTGAGTTAGTGGACGCTCGCATTCCATATAGTTCTAGAAATCCCATGATTGATGAAGTCATTAAACAAAAACCTCGAGTGGTTATTTTAAATAAAAAAGATATGACTAACTTAAAAGAATTAGAAAAGTGGGAAGGATTCTTCAAAGAACAGGGATTCTTTCCAGTTGCAGTTGATGCTAAACATGGTAAAAATCTAAAAAATGTAGAGGCTGAAGCGATTAAAGCAACAAAAGAAAAATTTGAACGTGAAAAAGAAAAAGGTCTTAAGCCTAGAGCGATACGTGCAATGATCGTTGGTATTCCAAATGTAGGAAAATCAACTTTAATTAATAAATTGGCTAAGCGTAGCATTGCTCAAACGGGTAATAAGCCAGGTGTTACCAAGCAACAACAGTGGATTAAAGTAGGAAAATCACTTCAATTATTAGATACACCAGGGATATTATGGCCAAAATTTGAGGATGAAGAAGTCGGTAAGAAATTGAGTTTGACCGGTGCAATCAAGGATAGCATCGTTCATTTAGATGAAGTTGCAATTTATGGATTAAACTTTATGATTGAACATGATATAGATGGTCTAAAGCAACATTACAATATAGATGTAGATAAAGATGCAGAAATTTTAGAGTGGTTTGATGCAATTGGTCGTAGAAGAGGCCTTCTCCAAAAAGGTAATGAAGTTGATTATGAATCCGTTATAGAATTACTAATTAATGATATGAGAAATGCTAAGATAGGCACATACTGTTTTGATATTTTAAAAGAAATGAAGAGTGACTTATAA
- a CDS encoding YfhO family protein codes for MKRFLSYTVLFIALPIIGHSYIIFRFYHDGILSTGPNDGMEQMVPIQMYLFNQWHQGNLFYATNFGLGGDFFTDLSYYFSTNILFIINVLFISFLKLFISLDTHQVMFWMNNALIVSVFKGAIALYCTFLYAHYLSKNKILSVFIAFLFVISPLYFRFTAYWPFFSDVFIWLPLLLLAIERAIQKQKSGLLIVTITLVLINNFYFAYYFLIIASVYALIRIIFKHPNDNLTRFRTLCTLLIPALLALGNSLFIFFHGVQSFLNNRRVSFSGNVPAFEHLNINTNIFFDNYLIVILFLTIQSILSFKLYKHYYYRLFVLLTLALIIFTFIPLIDQIFNGFSAPQKRWHFILAFSSSLLIGLYVKYFRTVSIKSYITTNLIAQLVIYISAYCYHKFLPWLILVPVVSIIGLLILFLKEKKVRIHLTYIYIISIIALSMMMSFVFIKNQIYFQDHQDRANTFYANSSLYSSDLQRALVKEMKNSKKDDQRIDWRVNEQDNTPMYQNFKGLSLYSSIFHHNILDFYYDALKINLAEESLSRYQSTNARQNIDSLFSIKYVMLKKYQNNIPTYFKKVKSSGQYNIYENQLNLPSVKVTNNLYSSQSLKTPIDREHAMLRGAIVDSNDKDFNSKSRNLLKHAKITTKNIKSSSNNRLEVKNNIGTINIHVPKNIRKQFRDFYLTLYIKRGTPDSNYTVNINNYFNNRLYNNSVYKTGINTQLYRTQPDKNGNISIKLSPNGGFKFKLLNLNGENYKTLKTAHHNVNFNMNYKDIKNGVKVNLANHSKGLATINIPYRAGMRAYIDGRQVNVHKVNYMMTGIPVNKNDHTIIIKYQPPYWKTMIFISFITIIISMIYIRYTNSIKRKMRIHRD; via the coding sequence ATGAAGAGATTTTTAAGTTATACCGTATTATTTATAGCACTACCAATCATCGGGCATAGTTATATCATATTTCGTTTTTATCATGATGGTATTTTATCAACTGGTCCAAATGATGGCATGGAACAAATGGTTCCAATACAAATGTATCTTTTTAATCAGTGGCATCAAGGAAATCTATTTTATGCGACAAACTTTGGTTTAGGTGGAGATTTCTTCACTGATTTAAGCTATTATTTTTCAACGAATATATTATTCATCATTAATGTTCTTTTTATTTCATTCTTAAAATTATTTATATCTTTAGATACTCATCAAGTGATGTTTTGGATGAATAATGCACTCATCGTCTCAGTATTTAAAGGAGCCATTGCACTTTATTGCACATTTTTATATGCACATTACTTATCTAAAAATAAAATTTTGAGTGTATTTATTGCATTTTTATTTGTCATCTCACCACTCTATTTCAGATTTACTGCTTATTGGCCATTTTTCAGTGATGTGTTTATTTGGTTACCATTACTTTTATTAGCTATCGAAAGAGCAATTCAAAAACAGAAGAGTGGTTTATTAATCGTCACAATTACATTAGTATTAATAAATAATTTCTATTTTGCTTACTATTTTTTAATTATTGCTAGTGTTTATGCATTGATTAGAATCATATTCAAACATCCGAATGATAATTTAACGCGTTTTAGAACTCTATGTACATTGCTTATCCCAGCATTATTAGCTTTAGGAAATAGTTTATTTATTTTCTTTCACGGCGTACAAAGTTTCTTGAATAACAGACGAGTATCGTTCTCGGGAAATGTTCCAGCTTTTGAACATCTTAATATTAATACAAACATATTTTTCGATAACTATCTTATCGTCATATTATTTTTAACAATTCAGAGTATATTGAGCTTTAAATTGTATAAACATTACTATTATCGATTATTTGTATTGCTTACTTTAGCACTTATCATATTTACTTTTATACCTCTTATAGATCAAATTTTTAATGGGTTTTCAGCTCCTCAGAAACGTTGGCATTTTATTTTAGCCTTTTCATCATCTTTATTAATTGGACTATACGTAAAGTACTTTAGAACAGTGAGTATTAAATCTTATATAACTACAAATTTAATCGCACAACTCGTCATTTATATTAGTGCGTATTGTTATCATAAATTTTTACCATGGTTAATACTTGTGCCTGTAGTTTCAATAATTGGATTATTAATTTTATTTTTAAAAGAGAAAAAGGTTCGCATACATCTTACATATATTTATATCATTTCAATTATTGCTTTAAGTATGATGATGAGTTTTGTATTTATAAAAAATCAAATATACTTCCAAGACCATCAAGATCGAGCAAATACATTTTACGCAAATTCAAGTTTATATAGTTCTGATTTGCAAAGAGCATTAGTTAAAGAAATGAAGAATAGTAAGAAAGACGACCAACGTATTGATTGGCGTGTTAACGAGCAGGATAATACGCCTATGTACCAAAACTTCAAAGGTTTAAGTCTCTATTCAAGTATCTTTCATCATAATATCTTAGATTTTTATTATGATGCTTTAAAAATTAATTTGGCAGAGGAATCACTCAGTCGTTATCAATCGACAAATGCTAGACAAAACATTGATAGTTTATTCTCTATCAAATATGTAATGTTAAAAAAATATCAAAATAATATACCTACATACTTCAAAAAAGTGAAATCGAGTGGCCAATATAACATATATGAAAATCAACTTAATTTACCTAGCGTTAAAGTAACTAATAACCTATATAGTAGTCAAAGCTTAAAAACACCGATAGACCGTGAACATGCAATGCTTAGAGGAGCGATAGTAGATTCTAATGATAAAGATTTTAATTCTAAAAGTAGAAATTTATTAAAACATGCAAAAATAACTACTAAAAACATTAAAAGCAGTAGTAATAATCGATTAGAAGTAAAAAATAATATAGGAACTATTAATATTCATGTTCCTAAAAATATACGTAAACAATTTAGAGACTTTTATTTAACTTTATATATCAAGCGAGGTACTCCAGACAGCAATTACACTGTAAATATCAATAATTACTTTAATAATCGTCTTTATAATAATTCTGTTTACAAAACTGGGATAAATACACAGTTATATCGGACACAACCGGATAAAAATGGAAATATTTCTATCAAGTTATCACCAAATGGCGGTTTTAAATTTAAATTACTCAATCTCAATGGAGAAAACTATAAAACACTTAAAACTGCACATCATAATGTAAATTTCAATATGAATTACAAAGATATTAAGAATGGTGTAAAAGTGAATCTCGCTAACCACTCAAAAGGTTTAGCTACAATAAATATTCCTTATAGAGCTGGTATGCGTGCTTATATTGACGGCCGTCAAGTTAACGTTCATAAAGTGAATTATATGATGACTGGCATACCAGTAAACAAGAATGATCACACAATAATCATTAAATATCAGCCCCCTTATTGGAAAACAATGATATTTATTTCATTTATAACTATTATTATTAGTATGATATATATAAGATATACGAATTCAATTAAAAGAAAGATGAGGATTCACCGTGATTAA
- a CDS encoding YfhO family protein has product MIKKFWQTPKKRFLSIVIISCIFSFILYFPFIYQYMTKGVVFSGSGDGFRQMMPFQMYLYEHFASFKGFYDASFGFGGDYVKSLAYYYSMSPLMWINFACIWGLEHTIHINPHDISFWPTNQLIMAYVRTVITFIFTLYLFIYLKFKPAPMFIATILYGMSTVMTYYNFTWSFYGNLLIMLPMSLWAMERFFRERKVGWFIFAIAFTLFTNFYFSYYEAVVLGFYFIYRLIAAHPQDIVNRWQKLYILVIATLLSGLSSFFGLYTGVSSFLNNDRSQNPKFGITFLTNLFEKNYNIFTDGFYITISIIVIIALFSFKLYRHYYYKLFAIATWILLIGSLSQWFDSAFNGFSLPQRRWVYFLALSAGALIALFIQYLSELSLKNYLIIAIPIFLYSCFYVIYTDRSVNWMYIAIIIMIVLGLLIYRKSFLNRKWVAIGLVILFLVEQVIMVNDSKKITIEPYQTTMNTINDSSYRSKVLNNKINQMTRNKLDPLKRLDYFSFYALNSPFIYHYNGTSLYSSIFNGQTLKYYDQTMQINMPVDKNSTYRYLGNRANLMALWNVQDRLRHPNDLNIPYGFKKKDLIKDGKDQWIHSKNTISYPSAHITHKVYNSNDLKSPLDREQAMLQGVVFDNNKKSANTKFSPNKNLLNDAQLQLKDSQWEKKSQLNVDKNNGGVQLTLPQSLTKKYKDMYIEMDVELLTPDKEHSIGVNEYTQNRNALSYKYRRVVSPVTMRVKASDKLNIHMSEGTYRFKIKGIYGENYHTLKKASKQLQPVKVKKERNGYTITKNKNDSGYIVLPIAYENGMKAKANGKPLNVEKGNGIMTTIPVKSGQTTIRLTYTPPHFYWLIIISIIGIVLSVIFSKKFKEINFTNH; this is encoded by the coding sequence GTGATTAAAAAGTTTTGGCAAACACCTAAAAAGCGATTTTTATCTATTGTAATAATAAGCTGTATCTTTTCATTTATACTCTACTTCCCATTTATCTATCAATACATGACAAAAGGTGTCGTTTTCAGTGGAAGTGGTGATGGTTTTAGGCAAATGATGCCATTTCAAATGTATCTTTATGAACATTTTGCTTCTTTTAAAGGGTTCTATGATGCCTCTTTTGGTTTTGGTGGTGATTATGTTAAATCATTAGCATATTATTATTCAATGTCACCACTTATGTGGATTAATTTTGCATGTATTTGGGGGCTTGAACATACAATTCATATTAATCCGCATGATATTAGCTTTTGGCCAACTAACCAACTCATTATGGCGTACGTGCGAACTGTAATTACTTTCATTTTCACTTTATATTTGTTTATTTATTTAAAATTCAAACCCGCACCTATGTTTATTGCTACAATTTTATATGGCATGTCTACTGTTATGACATATTATAATTTTACTTGGTCATTTTACGGTAACCTACTTATCATGCTACCTATGTCACTTTGGGCTATGGAAAGATTTTTTAGAGAACGCAAGGTAGGATGGTTTATCTTTGCAATTGCATTTACACTATTTACTAATTTCTATTTTAGTTATTATGAAGCGGTTGTATTAGGATTTTATTTTATTTATCGTCTCATAGCCGCACACCCGCAAGATATTGTTAACCGTTGGCAAAAATTATATATATTAGTTATCGCTACTTTATTAAGTGGTTTATCGAGCTTCTTTGGTCTTTATACAGGTGTTTCTTCATTTTTAAATAATGATAGATCTCAGAATCCTAAATTTGGCATTACCTTTTTAACTAATTTATTTGAAAAAAATTATAATATATTTACTGATGGTTTTTACATAACAATTTCTATTATAGTGATTATTGCACTATTCTCATTCAAGTTATATCGACATTATTATTATAAGTTATTTGCCATCGCAACCTGGATATTGCTCATTGGTTCTTTATCGCAATGGTTTGATAGTGCATTCAATGGTTTCTCATTACCTCAAAGACGTTGGGTTTACTTTTTAGCATTATCCGCAGGTGCTTTAATTGCTCTTTTCATACAATATTTAAGTGAATTATCTTTAAAAAATTATTTAATCATAGCTATACCAATATTTTTATATAGCTGTTTCTATGTTATTTATACTGATCGCTCTGTAAATTGGATGTATATCGCAATTATAATCATGATAGTGCTTGGCTTATTAATATACAGAAAATCATTTTTAAACAGAAAATGGGTAGCAATTGGTTTAGTTATTCTATTTCTAGTTGAACAAGTTATTATGGTAAATGATTCGAAAAAAATAACTATTGAACCATATCAAACGACTATGAACACTATTAACGACTCAAGTTATAGAAGTAAAGTATTAAACAATAAAATCAATCAAATGACTCGTAATAAATTAGATCCTTTAAAAAGATTAGATTATTTTTCATTTTACGCACTTAACTCGCCATTTATTTATCACTATAATGGGACATCTTTATATTCAAGTATTTTCAACGGTCAAACTTTAAAATACTATGATCAAACAATGCAGATTAACATGCCTGTCGATAAAAATAGTACATATCGCTATTTAGGTAATCGAGCGAATTTAATGGCTTTATGGAATGTACAAGATAGATTAAGACATCCTAATGACTTGAACATACCCTATGGATTTAAAAAGAAAGATCTTATCAAAGACGGGAAAGACCAATGGATCCACTCAAAGAATACGATTTCTTATCCAAGTGCACATATTACGCATAAAGTCTATAATTCTAATGACTTAAAATCACCTTTAGATAGAGAACAAGCGATGCTTCAAGGTGTGGTGTTTGATAATAATAAGAAAAGTGCTAACACAAAGTTTAGCCCTAACAAAAATCTATTAAATGATGCTCAGCTACAACTCAAAGATTCACAATGGGAAAAGAAGAGTCAGCTAAACGTAGATAAAAATAACGGTGGTGTTCAACTCACATTACCTCAATCTTTAACTAAAAAATATAAAGACATGTATATCGAAATGGATGTTGAACTGCTCACTCCTGATAAAGAACATAGTATCGGCGTGAATGAATATACTCAAAATAGAAATGCACTTTCATATAAATATCGACGTGTGGTATCACCTGTAACAATGCGTGTTAAAGCTTCAGACAAACTAAATATTCATATGTCTGAAGGTACGTATAGATTTAAGATTAAAGGAATTTATGGGGAAAATTATCACACACTTAAAAAAGCTTCTAAACAATTACAACCGGTAAAAGTGAAAAAAGAAAGAAACGGTTATACGATTACTAAAAATAAAAATGATAGTGGATATATTGTGTTACCTATAGCTTATGAAAATGGCATGAAAGCTAAAGCCAATGGAAAGCCTCTAAATGTAGAAAAAGGAAATGGGATTATGACTACAATTCCAGTTAAATCAGGACAAACGACGATTAGATTGACTTACACACCGCCTCATTTCTATTGGCTAATTATTATTAGTATAATTGGCATCGTATTAAGTGTAATATTCTCTAAAAAATTCAAAGAAATAAACTTCACTAATCATTAA
- the rplS gene encoding 50S ribosomal protein L19, whose product MSNHKLIEAVTKSQLRTDLPTFRSGDTLRVHVRIVEGSRERIQVFEGVVIKRRGGGISETFTVRKISSGVGVERTFPLHTPKIEKIEVKRRGKVRRAKLYYLRSLRGKAARIQEIR is encoded by the coding sequence ATGAGTAATCATAAGTTAATCGAAGCAGTAACTAAATCACAATTACGTACTGACTTACCTACTTTCCGTTCTGGTGACACTTTACGTGTACACGTTCGTATCGTAGAGGGTTCACGTGAACGTATCCAAGTCTTCGAAGGTGTTGTAATTAAACGCCGTGGTGGAGGAATTTCTGAAACTTTCACAGTTCGTAAAATTTCTTCAGGTGTAGGCGTGGAAAGAACATTCCCATTACACACTCCAAAAATTGAAAAAATCGAAGTTAAACGTCGCGGTAAAGTACGTCGTGCTAAATTATACTACTTACGTAGTTTACGTGGTAAAGCTGCTAGAATCCAAGAAATTCGTTAA
- the trmD gene encoding tRNA (guanosine(37)-N1)-methyltransferase TrmD, translating into MRIDYLTLFPEMFDGVLNHSILKRAQDKEIINVNTINFRDYSVNKHNQVDDYPFGGGQGMVLKPEPVFNAMEDLKKDDNTRVILMCPQGRPFTQEIAQELSEAQHIVFICGHYEGYDERIREHLVTDEISMGDYVLTGGELPAMTMTDAIVRLIPGVLGNEASHQDDSFSDGLLEFPQYTRPREYKEMKVPDVLLSGNHAHIEQWRHEQKLIRTYEKRPDLLENYELSQKDKEILETYKKQLKNK; encoded by the coding sequence ATGAGAATTGATTATTTAACGTTATTTCCAGAAATGTTTGATGGTGTGCTTAATCATTCGATTTTGAAACGCGCTCAAGATAAAGAAATTATTAATGTAAATACAATTAATTTTCGAGATTATTCAGTTAACAAACATAATCAAGTAGATGATTACCCATTTGGCGGTGGGCAAGGAATGGTATTAAAACCAGAGCCTGTGTTTAATGCTATGGAAGATTTAAAAAAAGATGATAACACTCGTGTGATATTAATGTGTCCTCAGGGTAGACCTTTTACTCAAGAGATAGCACAAGAGTTAAGTGAAGCGCAACATATTGTATTTATTTGTGGTCATTACGAAGGGTATGATGAACGTATCAGAGAACATCTTGTTACTGATGAAATTTCTATGGGAGATTATGTACTTACAGGTGGAGAATTGCCTGCTATGACAATGACTGATGCGATTGTACGCTTGATTCCTGGAGTGTTAGGTAATGAAGCTTCACATCAAGATGATTCATTTTCAGATGGATTATTAGAATTTCCACAATATACAAGACCCCGTGAATATAAAGAAATGAAGGTACCGGATGTCTTATTATCCGGAAATCATGCTCATATTGAGCAGTGGCGACATGAACAAAAATTGATTCGCACTTATGAAAAACGACCAGACCTTTTAGAAAATTATGAGCTCAGTCAAAAAGATAAAGAAATTTTAGAAACGTACAAAAAGCAATTGAAAAACAAGTAG
- the rimM gene encoding ribosome maturation factor RimM (Essential for efficient processing of 16S rRNA), protein MEVEVGQIVNTHGIKGEIKVKSNSDFTETRFQPGENLIVKHNNEDLQYTVSSYRIHKGFHMLKFEGINNINDIEHLKGDYLYQERDHEDIELDEHEYYYSDIIGCTVFDDTDTPIGRVINIFETGANDVWVVKGDKEYLIPYIEDVVKDIDVEGKSIKITPMEGLLD, encoded by the coding sequence ATGGAAGTAGAAGTAGGACAAATTGTAAATACACATGGTATCAAAGGCGAAATAAAAGTGAAATCAAATTCAGATTTTACAGAAACACGATTTCAACCAGGTGAAAATTTAATTGTTAAGCATAATAACGAAGATTTACAATATACTGTTTCATCTTATCGCATACATAAAGGGTTTCATATGTTAAAGTTCGAAGGAATAAATAATATAAATGATATTGAACACCTTAAAGGAGATTATTTATATCAAGAACGTGATCATGAGGATATAGAGTTGGATGAACATGAGTACTATTATTCTGATATTATAGGATGTACAGTTTTTGATGATACAGACACTCCCATCGGACGTGTAATTAATATCTTTGAGACTGGCGCTAATGATGTGTGGGTTGTTAAAGGAGATAAAGAGTACCTTATTCCATACATTGAAGATGTAGTTAAAGATATAGACGTGGAAGGTAAATCAATTAAAATTACACCTATGGAAGGATTGTTAGATTAA
- the rpsP gene encoding 30S ribosomal protein S16 — MAVKIRLTRLGSKRNPFYRIVVADARSPRDGRIIEQVGTYNPANVNAPEVKIDEELALKWLHDGAKPTDTVHNILSREGILKKFDEQKNAK, encoded by the coding sequence ATGGCAGTTAAAATTCGTTTAACACGTTTAGGTTCTAAAAGAAACCCATTCTATCGTATCGTAGTTGCTGATGCACGTTCACCACGTGATGGTCGTATCATCGAGCAAGTAGGTACTTATAATCCAGCAAATGTTAATGCACCAGAAGTAAAAATTGATGAAGAGTTAGCTTTAAAATGGTTACACGATGGTGCTAAACCAACAGATACAGTTCACAATATCTTATCAAGAGAAGGTATCTTGAAAAAATTTGATGAACAAAAAAATGCTAAATAA